Within Bacillus sp. Marseille-Q1617, the genomic segment GACAATGATGCTTTTCCGCTGCTGGTAAAATGGAATGAGAAGACGGATATGAATTCGGAACTATTGAATCTGATTGTATCCACTCCGAAGGGAGAAGAGAAGCTTTCGAGTTTCATTGAATTAAGAAGTGTCGATACACCTAACGAAATTTCTCATGCAGACGGGGATCGTTTCATTTCCGTTTTTGCCGATATTAAAGATAAAGATTTAGGTGCCATCAATCGGGAAGTCCAAAAAATGATAAAAGAGTTTAGAGCTCCGGCAGGATACACGGTTGCCGTTGCAGGTGATCTGGAACAACAGCAGGAGCTGATTCAAGAAATGATCTTGGTGCTGGCCATCGCCATTTTCCTTGTGTACTTCGTGATGGCTGTCCAGTTCAATAACCTGTCCCAGCCGATCGTCGTCATGTCGGTCATCCCGATGACCATCACCGGTGTCATCCTGGGTCTATTCATCACCCAGCGTGAACTGAGTGTCATGTCGGGAATGGGGATCGTCATGCTGATCGGGATCGTCCTCAATAATGCGATTCTCCTGATTGACCGGACGAACCAGCTGAGAAAAGAGGGACTTACCGTTGAGGAAGCACTTGTAAGAGCAGGAAAAGACCGGGTACGTCCTATCTTTATGACAACACTGACGACAGCCGGCGGAATGCTTCCATTGGCATTAGCCTCGGGCACTTCAGGGAATTATCAGGCGCCAATGGCCACCGTCATCATTTCTGGCTTGCTCTTTGCCACCTTGATCACCCTGGTGCTGATCCCTTCCGTCTACAAACTGTTCGCTTCCTTGGGAGCTGGATTCAAAAGGGCAGGAAGAAGAAAGAAGAAATACCAAACCAGCACAGCAGAAAAATTGGAAACGCTGAATTAACGTGTGTAGGACTGTTCCTCAGGTACGCTGTGGAACAGTCCTTATTTTATCTGATGGAATGATTCGTTCATGAGGGGAAAAATGTAGATAGGAAATGAGGAAGTTTAGATGAAGGTACAATTATAGTGCTCGTGATATCTTGGCCAAGGGATCACGAGCACTGTTAAGGTATTGATTGATCCAAATACGTTGTCATACCAGTCTCCTTAGAATGTTATTTCATTGGTGGGTGATGCTCTCAATAGTTATTACGGATTAACTTAAAACAAATGGCTGTGAAATCTGGCGCGGCGGTCCAGGATCTCATCGCTGATGCGCTTTGCTTCCGAGTCGGTGCTGTTTAAGAAAAACAATTTGATGACGGCTAACATAAGAATACCTCCTTTATGATTTGAGATTAAAACAAACGGTTTTTGAATTCGGCACGGCGGTCCAGGATCTCATTACGGATGCGCTTTGCTTCCGGGTCGGTGCTGTTTAAGAAAAACAATTTGATGACGGCTAACATAAGAATACCTCCTTTGTGATTTGAGATTAAAACAATCGGTTTTTGAATTCGGCGCGGCGGTCGAGAATCATATCACTGATACGTTTTGCTTCCGGGTCAGAGCTGTTTAAGAAAAACAATTTGATGATGGCTAACATAAGAATTCCTCCTTTGTGATTTGAGATTAAAACAATCGGTTTTTGAATTCGGCGCGGCGGTCGAGAATCGTATCACTGATACGTTTTGCTTCCGGGTCAGAGCTGTTTAAGAAAAACAATTTGATGATGGCTAACATAGGAATTCCTCCTTTATGATTTGAGATTAAAACAAGCGGCTTTTGAATTCGGCGCGGCGGTCAAGGATCAGATCGTGAATCCTTTTTGTTTCATGATCAGAAGTAAAAATGTAACTCAGCAGCACAACTAGCATGATGATTCTCCTTTCTTCAAGTGAGTTTTTGGTGTTTTTTAAATCTTATGCCGGTGGCTCAATAAAAGTGACACCTGTGTCGTTATTATAAACGACATTAGTGTCTTTTAGAACCCTTTTTTTGATTTTTTTTAAAATAAAGGCAAATACCCACTTGGAAGCAGGTTGATTTGCCCTGCGAAGGATAGGTTCGTTACTTGATCAGAACCGGCTGCCAGAACCTTTAGGGAAGGTCCCGTCCCTAAATCGTTGGTTTGGAAGATGCGCGTTTCAACCCGAAGCAGTCACTGCTCCCGCCAGGAAGTCAGGTGTTCCATCCCTGCAGCCAAGCCTAATTTTTAGATTTTTATAAAAAACAACTTGTAAAGAGACACGAGTGTCGATATAATTAGAGTAAGAAAACGACACAGTTGTCTAATTTGTAAAAAGGGGGGTAATAATATGAAGTCAACATCATTAGGAAAGAATAAACACTTCATTACGTTGATGACGGCCCAGGCCATATCGAGTTTGGGGGACTGGCTGAGTATTGTGGCGATCATTACGCTGGTTGGGTTAAAATGGGAAGCGACGCCGATGCAGATGTCGTTCATCATCCTCAGCCTGGCATTGCCGATGGCTCTATTGGGACCGGTTTCCGGGACGTTTGCTGACAGGATGGAACGGAAGACCCTGATGATTGTATCCGATGTGCTCCGAGGGGGACTCATTCTTCTGTTGACGCTTGCTTCAAATGTATGGATGGTGTACGTTTGCCTTTTCCTCATCGGGATCTTCTCTTCCGTGTTTGTTCCGGCGAAGAATGGAAAATTGAAGGAATTGGTTCCGGATGAGGAAATCAAGGGGGCGATGTCCCTTACCTCCATGATTGATTCAAGCACGAAAGTCATCGGTCCGCTGGTAAGCGGAATCCTTGTGACAGCGGTGGGGACCTATAATGTCTTCTATATAGATTCAGCGACGTTTTTCATTTCAGCACTGCTGATTTTATTTTTACCAAAAGCAGTGAAGACGATTGAACCCTCAGTTGAAAATGAAAATAAAGAAAAAGGGACTTCATTCAAAGAGGAATTAAAAGTCGGATTTCAGTTCCTCAAGAAAAGCCCCTTTTTGATGTATGGATTGTTCCTGATGGGTATCAGTCTGCTGATCCTTCAATTATCCGACTCCCAAATCATCATGCTGCTTCGGCAGCTGACGGACGCGTCCCCGGATTTATTTGGTTATACCGTGACGGGATCTGGCGTCGGGATGCTGATCACCGGGATAGTTCTGTCGAAAAAGACGGATTATAACGCGTTCATCTATATGTGCATCGGAGTGCTCGGGATCGGTCTCGGATTTGGAGTGATGGGGATTATGACTTACTATGATGTGGGTCTTTCATTGGTTTGGTTCCCTGCACTCGGATTGTTCGCCGGCGGTACCGCAGCCCTCGTGTTCATACCATTCCAGGCTGCGGTTCAGGAAAAAACGCCTGTGAACATGACGGGACGGGTGTTCGGAGTCATCAACAGCACGACGACGACAGCCACGATCATCGGGCCATTGGCCGGGGGGGCACTTGCCACTTTGATCGGCATCATCCCTTCCTTTATCGTGACGGGTTCGTTATTGATTGTGCTTTTCATTATATCGATTGCCATTCGAAAAAAAGTAGCAGAGGAGGAGCATCATGTCACCGAAAGTCAGCCAGGAACACAAGGAGCAGCGACGTAATCAATTATTGCAGGCTGCAGAGGAAGTCTTCATTGAACAGGGATATGAAAATACCACGATGAAACACGTGATGGATAAAGCCGGGGTGAGCAGAGGCGGCTTGTATCAGTATTTCGATAATAAGGAAGATCTCTTTGAAGCGCTGATCGGGGAACAACAGAAGGAAATCATGGATGATTCCCTGCAGGCGATGATTGAGCAGCAGGGTTCCTGTTGGGAAGCGCTGTTAATGACCTTTTTAGGAGAAGAAAAAAGAGCGACCGATGATATGGATCCGCTGGCACCTTCAAAGCTTGAGTACTTCATAACAGGAAGAAACGAAAAGAGAAGACGGGAGCATGCCAAAAAAAGGTATCATCATGCCTATGGATTCACCGAGAAAATCATCAAAGCAGGCATAGAGGCAGGGGAATTTGCACCCCGGTTTGATCCGGAAGTCATTGCCAGGTACATCATCTCTTATGTTGACGGCTTGGCTGTGGATCATGCGATCGTGGGTTCCGAAAGCATAAAATTGAAAGAACAAACCGAATTACTGATCGAATACCTCAGATGGGGTTTGAATGTGAAGGAGTGATCTTATCAAGGAGAGTTCTTCACCACGCTAAAGGCCCGTCCCTCGCTGCGCTGACGCATCAGCGCGACGGGGGATGGGCCCTGTTTTTTCATTGGTTCTTATGGTATGATGTTGAACTTAAAGACATGCAGCAGATGAGGAGGAGGGAACGCATGAGCAAACCGAAGAAAAAAAGCGGAACGGGTCAAGGGACCGGCAAGAAAGGCTGGAATCGCTGGCAGGCCGGTGCCAATAAGGCAAAGAGCAACAAGCCTTATAAGAGTAAAGGTGTGAAGCACGGGAATAAATCCGCCTCAGATAAATAAATGCGTCACAAAAAGCCGGCTGCAGCCAGCGGTTTTCAAAAGGATTTGCTTTTAGCTTCATTACCTGTTAAGGTTAGGAAGAATTATTTTTGTTCGGTCTGTAAGGAATGAAAGTATTTAAACTTTTCGCCTTTGATATCTAACTTGAGCAACAATAGTAATAACATGTGGGCTTGAATCCACGCAGGAGGAAATAATTATGCAACAAGGTACAGTAAAATGGTTTAACGCAGAAAAAGGTTTCGGATTCATCGAAATCGAAGGTGGAGAAGATGTATTCGTACATTTCTCAGCTATCCAAGGCGAAGGATTTAAATCTTTAGACGAAGGTCAAAAAGTAACGTTTGACACTGAACAAGGTCAACGCGGACTTCAAGCGGCTAACGTAAACAAAGCGTAACAGCTTTAAACGAAGGACTCTCTTTGCGGGGTCCTTTTTTTAATTACAAGAAAGTATAAATTTAATTCGAGAATTGTCCAGCGCCAGCGCCCAGCCCCTCGAGACGTTTCGGTCCGCCCGATGAAGTCAAGGAGCGACTTCACCGGTCGCCCCTCCAACGCTTGTCGGGGCTGAACAAGGCGCTTGCGCTTTTCTTATTGACATTTTACGAAAAAAATTAAAGTGAAGGTGTTGTTATATGAATACAAAACGATTTTCCGATTTCGGGCTCAGCGTGGAAATTACCAGGGCCCTGACGGAATTAGGGTATGAAACTCCGACTGAAGTGCAGTCCAAGGTACTGCCAATTGCGTTGGAAAAGAAAGATCTTGTCGTGAAATCGCAAACCGGAAGCGGAAAGACGGCATCATTCGGGATACCGCTTTGTGAAATGGTGGAGTGGGAAGAGAACAAGCCCCAGGCACTGGTCCTTACGCCTACCCGGGAGCTTGCGGTCCAGGTGAAAGAAGACATCACCAACATAGGAAGATTTAAGCGGATTAAAGCCGCTGCCGTATATGGGAAATCCCCTTTTTACCGTCAAAAGCTTGAACTGAACCAAAAAACGCATGTGGTCGCAGGTACACCCGGCCGTGTCCTTGATCATATCGAAAAAGGGACATTCCCGCTGGACAAGCTGAACTATCTTGTCATCGATGAAGCGGACGAGATGCTCAATATGGGCTTTATCGAACAAGTTGAAGCGATCATAAAGGAACTCCCTGCCGACAGAGTGACATTGACATTCTCAGCCACACTGCCTGAGGACGTCGAATCGCTCTGCCACAACTATATGAAAGACCCCGTGAATATCGAGGTGAAAGCGAAGGGCATCACGACTGATAAAATTGACCACTCTGTCATACAAGTGGAGGAGAAAGATAAGTTTTCACTGCTGACGGATGTGACGACCGTTGAAAATCCGGATAGCTGCATCATTTTTTGCCGGACCAAAGAGAATGTGGATAAGGTCTGTGACGAGTTATTTGATAAAGGATATCCTGTCGATAAGATTCACGGAGGCATGAATCAGGAAGCCCGTTTTGAGGTGATGGATGAGTTTAAACGGGGAGAATTCCGTTATCTGGCCGCAACAGATGTGGCTGCGAGAGGGATTGATGTCGAGCGGATATCACACGTCATCAATTATGATCTTCCGCTTGAAAAAGAAAGCTACGTCCATCGAACCGGAAGAACAGGACGGGCAGGGAACTCTGGAAAAGCGATCACGTTCATCACTCCATATGAAAAGAAATTCCTGGAGGAAATCGAAGCGTATATTGGCTTTACAATCGCTGAAGTTCACCAGCCTTCAAAAGAAGAGGTCGTGATGGCGGCAAGTGCTTTTGAGGAAAAATTGAATCGGATTCCCGACATCAAATCGGATAAAAGCGAACGATTAAACAAAGAAATCATGAAGCTTTATTTCAATGGCGGAAAGAAAAAGAAGCTCAGGGCAGTGGATTTTGTCGGAACCATCGCCAAAATCGAAGGCGTGAACGCAGACGACATCGGCATCATCACCATTCAGGAAAATCTGACCTATGTCGATATCCTTAACGGAAAAGGTCCGCTCGTCCTCCAAGCCATGAAAACCACCAACGTTAAAGGGAAGAAACTAAAAGTCCACGAGGCAAGAAACTAAACAAGGCCCGTCCCGCTGCACAATGACGCGTTAACGCGCCGCGGGACGGGGCTTCTTATTTTTGGCATTCAGGACAGTAGTAAAGTCTCCTGGAAGCAGCTTGTGTTTTTTCGATTTCGGTGCCGCAAATGAAACAGTGTGCACCTTCACGGTTGAAAACCCAGTGACGATAGCCTGAGCGCTTGACTCCTTTAGCCTTCAGTTTCCCTGCAAGCTCAAGATCATTTGTGATTCCTCCTGTCCGGTAAGATTGTTCCATCAATCGGATGATGGCTTCAGCAGCTTTTACAAGTTGTTCTTCACTGCAGTCAATTGGACGGAGAGAGGGATGGATGCCTGCAGAAAATAGAATTTCAGATCTCAAATAATTCCCGATTCCTGCCACGAATGCCTGGTCTAACAGAAGGATCGCCCATCTTCTTCTGAAAAACTTCCTATCTTTTATCCGTTGCAGCAGATCCCGGGGAGTAACCTTTTCACTCAAAATATCAGGGCCGACCTTCGCGATGAAAAGATGAGCGCTGACCTCCTCGTCTCGAAGCACTTCAATATCGGATGAACTGTACAGAAGTGCCGACTTCTTCTCATTATGTAACGCCAATCGCAGCTGTCGATTCGTCTTTGGGTAGTTATACACATTCCTCACATACCATTTTCCGTAAAGCTGGTTATGTGAATAGATGGTGTAGCCATTATCGAAACGAATTAACATGGCTTTCCCTTTGGTGTCTACCCTCGTCACAACAGCACCCTGCAAGATTTCCTCGTAACCCTGCAGTTCGGGAAAAGCAAAATAAACATCCGCCACCTGTTTGTGCTGAAGGGCACGTTCAATTTGATCGGCCGCCCTCCTGATTTCTGGACCTTCAGGCATGAATTCTCCTCCTTTTTAGTATAGATGTTCCCTTATTAAACCCAATGTAATCCCTCAACGCCCGTCCCTCTATGAAGTAACGCATTAACGCACCGAGGGACGGGC encodes:
- a CDS encoding MFS transporter, producing MKSTSLGKNKHFITLMTAQAISSLGDWLSIVAIITLVGLKWEATPMQMSFIILSLALPMALLGPVSGTFADRMERKTLMIVSDVLRGGLILLLTLASNVWMVYVCLFLIGIFSSVFVPAKNGKLKELVPDEEIKGAMSLTSMIDSSTKVIGPLVSGILVTAVGTYNVFYIDSATFFISALLILFLPKAVKTIEPSVENENKEKGTSFKEELKVGFQFLKKSPFLMYGLFLMGISLLILQLSDSQIIMLLRQLTDASPDLFGYTVTGSGVGMLITGIVLSKKTDYNAFIYMCIGVLGIGLGFGVMGIMTYYDVGLSLVWFPALGLFAGGTAALVFIPFQAAVQEKTPVNMTGRVFGVINSTTTTATIIGPLAGGALATLIGIIPSFIVTGSLLIVLFIISIAIRKKVAEEEHHVTESQPGTQGAAT
- a CDS encoding TetR/AcrR family transcriptional regulator codes for the protein MSPKVSQEHKEQRRNQLLQAAEEVFIEQGYENTTMKHVMDKAGVSRGGLYQYFDNKEDLFEALIGEQQKEIMDDSLQAMIEQQGSCWEALLMTFLGEEKRATDDMDPLAPSKLEYFITGRNEKRRREHAKKRYHHAYGFTEKIIKAGIEAGEFAPRFDPEVIARYIISYVDGLAVDHAIVGSESIKLKEQTELLIEYLRWGLNVKE
- a CDS encoding DUF3934 family protein, with the translated sequence MSKPKKKSGTGQGTGKKGWNRWQAGANKAKSNKPYKSKGVKHGNKSASDK
- a CDS encoding cold-shock protein — encoded protein: MQQGTVKWFNAEKGFGFIEIEGGEDVFVHFSAIQGEGFKSLDEGQKVTFDTEQGQRGLQAANVNKA
- a CDS encoding DEAD/DEAH box helicase is translated as MNTKRFSDFGLSVEITRALTELGYETPTEVQSKVLPIALEKKDLVVKSQTGSGKTASFGIPLCEMVEWEENKPQALVLTPTRELAVQVKEDITNIGRFKRIKAAAVYGKSPFYRQKLELNQKTHVVAGTPGRVLDHIEKGTFPLDKLNYLVIDEADEMLNMGFIEQVEAIIKELPADRVTLTFSATLPEDVESLCHNYMKDPVNIEVKAKGITTDKIDHSVIQVEEKDKFSLLTDVTTVENPDSCIIFCRTKENVDKVCDELFDKGYPVDKIHGGMNQEARFEVMDEFKRGEFRYLAATDVAARGIDVERISHVINYDLPLEKESYVHRTGRTGRAGNSGKAITFITPYEKKFLEEIEAYIGFTIAEVHQPSKEEVVMAASAFEEKLNRIPDIKSDKSERLNKEIMKLYFNGGKKKKLRAVDFVGTIAKIEGVNADDIGIITIQENLTYVDILNGKGPLVLQAMKTTNVKGKKLKVHEARN
- the nei gene encoding endonuclease VIII produces the protein MPEGPEIRRAADQIERALQHKQVADVYFAFPELQGYEEILQGAVVTRVDTKGKAMLIRFDNGYTIYSHNQLYGKWYVRNVYNYPKTNRQLRLALHNEKKSALLYSSSDIEVLRDEEVSAHLFIAKVGPDILSEKVTPRDLLQRIKDRKFFRRRWAILLLDQAFVAGIGNYLRSEILFSAGIHPSLRPIDCSEEQLVKAAEAIIRLMEQSYRTGGITNDLELAGKLKAKGVKRSGYRHWVFNREGAHCFICGTEIEKTQAASRRLYYCPECQK